The Apodemus sylvaticus chromosome 5, mApoSyl1.1, whole genome shotgun sequence genome has a segment encoding these proteins:
- the LOC127684263 gene encoding LOW QUALITY PROTEIN: olfactory receptor 5AL1-like (The sequence of the model RefSeq protein was modified relative to this genomic sequence to represent the inferred CDS: inserted 2 bases in 1 codon), with translation MAEDNSSTVYQFILVGLTDDPELEVILFAVFLVIYLTTVLGNLGLIMLIQVSPQLHTPMYFFXLAFVDFCYTSSVTPNTIANFLREVKSITIYACATQVCCFITFVVCEMYLLSVMAYDRYVAIWNPLLYVVLMPRKLCLQIIASTYLYGFTVGLAQAVATFRLSFCGSNVVNHFYCDDVPLVALACSDTHVKELMLLIIAGFNTLCSLVIVLISYVFIVFAILRIHSAEGRKKAFSTCASHLTSITIFYGTIIFMYLQPKSSHSLNTDKFASVFYVVVIPMLNPLIYSLRNQEVKSALKRITDKLSLIIH, from the exons ATGGCTGAAGATAACAGTTCAACAGTATATCAGTTCATCCTCGTAGGACTGACAGATGACCCAGAGCTTGAGGTCATCCTCTTTGCTGTGTTTCTAGTCATCTACTTAACTACTGTCTTGGGTAACCTAGGACTGATTATGTTAATCCAAGTCAGCCCCCAGcttcacacacccatgtacttttt cttgGCTTTTGTTGATTTCTGTTATACATCCTCAGTTACTCCAAACACAATTGCAAACTTTCTTCGAGAAGTCAAAAGCATAACCATCTATGCATGTGCCACTCAGGTGTGCTGTTTTATCACATTTGTTGTTTGTGAAATGTACTTGCTGTCAGTCATGGCCTATGACAGGTATGTGGCCATCTGGAATCCCCTCCTCTATGTGGTCCTCATGCCTAGGAAACTCTGTCTTCAGATCATCGCCAGCACATACCTTTATGGATTCACTGTGGGGCTTGCACAGGCTGTGGCAACCTTCCGCTTGTCTTTCTGTGGCTCTAATGTAGTCAACCACTTCTACTGTGATGATGTTCCCTTAGTTGCTCTGGCCTGTTCTGACACTCACGTCAAAGAGCTGATGTTGCTAATCATTGCTGGCTTCAACACCCTTTGCTCTCTGGTGATTGTGCTCATTTCTTATGTCTTCATTGTCTTTGCCATCCTGAGGATTCATTCtgctgaaggaagaaaaaaagcctTTTCCACTTGTGCATCCCACCTGACTTCAATCACCATATTTTATGGAACAATCATTTTTATGTACCTGCAGCCAAAGTCAAGCCATTCTCTGAACACAGATAAATTTGCTTCTGTGTTTTATGTGGTAGTAATTCCCATGTTAAACCCACTGATCTACAGCTTGAGAAATCAGGAAGTAAAAAGTGCCCTAAAGAGAATCACTGATAAATTGTCTTTGATCATCCATTAA